The sequence below is a genomic window from Piliocolobus tephrosceles isolate RC106 chromosome 8, ASM277652v3, whole genome shotgun sequence.
GGTTTTTGGGTAGCTGCTTTCTCTCACAGTGTTTGTAAACGTGAACCCGAGTGCACCGTTCACAGTCTCCAGCTCCAGCTCTTCACTAACACCTTTCTTCCTTGCTGTTGGCCTTGGGACCCTTACTGTCCCCCTTGCTGTGTAGAAACAGATGCAGTCAGACCCACATAAGCTGGACTTCGGACTGAAACCTGAGTTCCTGAGCCGCCCTCCAGGCCCCAGTCTCTTTGGAGCCATCCACCACCCCCATGACCTGGCACGgccttcaactttgttctctgCCGCTGGTGAGTGTGGGTTTGGGTGGGGGAGCAGAGCTGAGAAATGTGGTTCTCAGGTAACTAAATAAATGAGGTTTGGGCTCTGAGCTGCCACTCAATCACCacctacaaaaatacaatttatgccAGCTTGCAAGGCAACATCGCAGCACATCCAGCGGGTTGGGAATCTTCATTGATACACTCTTTCATTAAAGGAGGAAGCAGAGATCATCTTTCCCTTACAGGGATTCACATCGCTTCGGTTCATTATTTGCTTCTATATTAAACCAATACAACTCACAAGCATGTCAATTGCTATTGAGAAAGATCAGAAGGCTTACAAGGGCAGATGGGAAGGAAACAATGCCAGGAATTATAGAAGGATGCGGTCGCCCTTAATATGGTGCCCGCAGAGCACTGTAATTTTGCACCAGGATGCTCAGTCATGCTGTGTTTTAAAGTCCCGAGGATAACGAATGGCGATTAAGGCAGTCGCCAGGAGTGTGGTCTGTGATAAGGGAGGGTGGGCCACTCAGTTGCTGGTTTTCTCTGCTACAAAACATAATACTATTGGCTGGTTGGTTAAAGCGATGGAAGAAATTTAGGAAACGGCATAAACACCCAAGTGACCTGTTCATCAGATCTGTAATTGATGTAACCTCTGAGAATACACACTGTCAAGTGTGCGTGTGGAGGGGGCGAGGTAGAGAGTGACCATTATGCTCATTCCTGCTCCTGCTACAAACAAAAGGCAGCGGCTGTAAGGACTGTGTGGTGGATGAGAACAGCCCTCTTGGTATCAAGGGTTTCTTGTCATTCTGTCTTCTTTAAAGCTTTTTTAAGTGTAATTTCTGGCACACAGAGCTCTGCTCAGTTAACACTTAAAAATGATGGCATTGAGCTCATTCTGCTAATAATAACTTCATACCCACTGTGCTAAGTAGAATTTATTCTTCTGGTCATAAGCGGTCAAGGGGCTCCCCATTTCTGATCCTTACGGGACAAGTCTCACAGCCATCCTGCCAGCTGCCACCCCAGGCTTTTATCCAAGACTCACTGTGGGTGGACCTCTGGCTCTTCGGTGCAGGAAGAGAGACGCACCCACATTGCAAGAAATCATCATTATAATAGGCCTTGCTACCAAAGCAAGTGAATCCCCCTGGAGGGTCGATGGAATTTGCTAAGGTCTCAGGTTCTTCTCTGTCAGTGCTGTCTAGGGACATATTTGAAGGCTCTGTTACCATGGCACCTAGGCTCTGAGACAGGGCTACATTAAGAGCGATTTTTGGAGAGAAATAgatttctctctggcttccattTGAGCCAAGTGGATGAATTGGCTTCTTTTGCTTCAATAATTCTGAAACTGCAAGGCACCCCTGGGGGCCCTGGGCTCAGCAAAGTTCTGGTCTTCATTGAAGCATTAATGAGCTTGCACTGCACAGACAGTATGTGGCCAAGATTTTATTTAGCCGACAACACTGCCAACGCCTGATGAATATTCTGGAATATATTCACTTTGTGGAGGCGGGGTATCATTCTTACACTTCCCAGGTGGAAAATAAGCCAGCATGCAGGACTGGATAGATAACCCTCAAGGTGTCTTCCAATTCTGAGCTACCGTGACCGGGATGATGTTCCAGAACGAGCATACTGTGTGGCTTCCTCTCCAAACCCAGGCCACAAGACTTTTGCAGCCCAGGGAACAGCAGTCCAAAACATGAATTGAGTTAACAGAGTGCAGACAGCAATGACCCCTACGTTTAATCCGTCTTCCTAAGggaatttatatttgtttataggAACTTAGACAAAATGCAAAGGATTATGGAACAGTTATTCGTAAATTCTTTATCCAGGCCCTGTTTATACTTCCATTCTAGAATGTAACCTTCTTTGGCATAAGCAGTATGGGATTCTGCCCAAAATGGTTATTTGGTGAACCTTGTAACTGATGTGTATAACTTGTACATACTTAAGAAATCCAGCCATTTTCATCTTGCTTTTGGGTGCTAATCCCATGAATATAAACTAGAGACTTCTTCAGATGACCTGGGCAAATCTCTCATCTAGGACAAGGCCTGCCTTCCAGGGAGCTAGCCTCCTTAGCTAGTAAGTGGCTTCGTATTAACAAGCCCATTTGGCACCCTAAGCCTTTAGAAATGCCCTTCCCTAATTCACATTTgcacactctctttctctctctccttccttcctttcccagcTTCCTTCAAGAACAGGAATAGAGGCATCTTCAAGAAATACACATTAGGCAAAATACAGAGTAGAGGAGGAAATGTGGATCAAGGGAAAACTGAAGGAAACCACTAAATTAGACCTGAGCTCCCTGGCAGGCAAAGCAGAAACCTATGAGTCGGTTATAAGATTTTTAGTGCCCCAAAACAGAAGCATCAGCCGGCTTCTCCTGGCATTGAAAGTTGAGAGACATCAGAGGACTTCATCTCCTAAAACCTAATGTAACTCACAACAATGACTTTTACAGAGTTGGACCTTATAGTATCCTTCGAAGTGGCTGCATGCGAACTAACATATTCTTCAGGAGAAGGGATTCTGCAAGGCCCCGGAGCAGCGCAGCCGAGAACCACGGCTTCAGGACTACCCCTCCTGAGCCAGGGATGATAAACGGGCTGGGTGTCTggaacagtgtttctcaaagtgaaaACTTGGTCCTCCGAGATACTCACTCTATGAGAAAAAGGATTCCGTGACGAAATGTTCCCCTCTCAGAGAATGAAGGAGCCTATAAGCTTATTAACGGCTCTAACAAGTCTTCAGTAAAGAAACTTGGCTTAGCTCTTTTTAATCCAGTATTTCTCCAAATTTACTTGGTTGTAAAACCTCCCCTCCTCCCATGACACAGGGGAGTTATTGCTGTCTTTGTAATACTGTGTGTCATcggctttaaaaagaaatacctctTTTTGGTGGTGGCCAGCCATGCTGGGAATGTGAAAAAGGGATGATTGATTTTCTGCTTccaaaaaaacattttcttttacccCGTGTCTTGCCTGCAGGGGCCTGGGTGGACTTTAGCCGCGACCTCCCTTGAGCATTTTTTCCAATGGGGCCGTTAAGCAAGTAGAAGCCGGTTGCGTCTTCGAAGTTGGCTTTTTGCAAACTCTGGTTTTGTTATGTTTGACTTAACAGGTGCTGCACACCCAACTGGGACCCCTTTTGGGCCACCTCCTCATCACAGCAACTTCCTCAACCCTGCTGCCCACCTAGGTGAGTCGCCCAAAATCATGGGAACTGAGGTGTGTGCTTCAGGCAACCCTGCTGTGTTTACCATGCTTCCGCTACACCTCCAGGCAAACTGGTGGGAGTCCCAGATACCCCGCCTACCACTTAGGCAGGAGATGGTACTCTCTTAGGGGTTTCAATACATGCCATCCAGCTTCCAGATTTCATCTCTCACAGCACATTCTTTCGGTAGTGGAGCTGTGCTCAGCAGTGGGTCTGCCTGAGCTTACCATGGTGCGGTGGGTGAGAGCCATCCCTTGGTATCTCAGGGAATCCGAGTTTACAACAGCCTGTTCCTGCCCATTGGAAGAAGATGGTGAGCTCTTGCCCCGTAGCGAAGGTCACCCCTAGGAAGCGGAAAGAAACACAACCTGATGTTATAGAGAAGTGCTATTCCACATGTCACTGCCCCGATGAATGAGTCTCTTCCTAGCGAAGGTGCATGCTTTGTGTGGCCTTTGCATATTCGATCCCATCTGCAAAGTGTACAGGCGGATGCAGGCATTGCCTTGCACAACATCAGGGCATATCATAGGCATGCCTTCAGAGTTTCATCATGGATTCAGATGCCACCGCCTTTCTGTTCTGTTAGAACCTGCAGAGCGCACTCCTGGCAGAGGCGAGACTGGGCAGGAAGGCAAGTTGTACACCGTGGCTTGAGTAGTGTCCCCACTGGGCAAAGGAAGAATAATGCAAAATGCACAGTTGTGGAATTAGAGCCCTCAGAAAGATTTTGCTAACCCAGTGCCTAAATCCAAGTGTAATGCAAACCTTTTACACCATCCGGTAGGAGAAGTGGGACAGGCCAGGTGGGGGTGTAGAGAGGGCAGGGATCCCGCATCGCCCTGCTCCCAGGAAGTTCTGGGTTCCTCTCTCAGCAGAGCCCCTGACCAtttccttcttccccatcttGTTTGCAGAGCCTTTTAATCGGCCGTCTACATTCACAGGCCTAGCGGCCGTTGGTGGCAATGCCTTCGGGGGACTTGGAAATCCTTCCGTTAGTGAGTACCtctagcttttaaaaatctgccttGGACTTTTTATCTCCTGTGATCCGCATATGGCTCAAGACCTttctagagaaaaggaaaactatgCTCTGGGGGGGACCAGTGTAGGTTATATCACTGCAAAAGCAGGCCTTCACAGTGGGGTGAGGTGGAAGCGTGCAGAGCCACCGCTGTGAGGGCAGCCGCCACTGTGAGGGCGGCGGCCCCCTGTGGCTATCCAGTTCTGAGGGGCAGGAACGGCAGTGTAATTGATGACCACAGAGAGTTTACTCAAGTTCAGAGTTTCATCCACATCCCATCTCTGCTCTCCAAGATTTTGGCTGCAACTCACCTTAGAAATGAAAGCAGTAGTTACATTTCATCTTGCCCATGGCATTCGTGGAATTGAAAAAAAGCACAATGAAAAATAGCAGGAAGACGGCACCAGGCTTGGGATAATCAAGATTTGGCAACATTTTATTCTCCATCATCTAGGAGGACTTTGCAGTTTTCTACTATTAAAAAAGCCCATCTCGATTAGGAGAAGAATTACAACCCCATCTCACGTTCTAAACATTAGTATTTAGTTGCTGGAtatgcaaattattttctttcatgccACATACCATATTCTCCGGGTACAGGAAGAGCTAAAACGTGTCACAGgtcattctttatttaaaatacatcaaGGAGACCGGTGTGTCTGCTGAGGGCAAGGTCCTGTCTGGTCTCTGGTGACACTTGAGAGGGCCGTGGTGGGTAGAGGAGACGGTGACTTCTACTGCGAATTAGAGTTATTAATCCAAATCCCACCATCATAACACACCCTTCTGCATGCCTGGAACTTATGCATGCACCAGATACGTTGAATTAGGTTATCTCCATACCCATTTGgtcccttttcctttttaatttcccctgcccccacctttgcttttggttttaaaaagaaaaagaaagctgtgaGCTACCTCTCCAGTGTAGGACAAGACTTCCTCTAATGAATTTGTtaatctcctttccttttccagctcccaataatatgtattcattttaacTCTGAATGCTGTTAAAAGTTTTTTGGTAAGTACCTTCATTACAGCAGATTATATAATTTCTCTTAAACCTTTTTGTTCTCCACTTCACCATTTCAGCACCCAACTCAATGTTCGGCCACAAGGATGGCCCCAGTGTGCAGAACTTTAGCAACCCTCACGAACCCTGGAACCGGCTGCACCGAACGCCTCCGTCGTTCCCGACCCCTCCGCCCTGGCTGAAGCCAGGGGAGCTGGAGCGCAGCGCGTCCGCTGCAGCTCATGACAGAGATAGAGATGTAGATAAACGAGACTCATCTGTTAGTAAAGATGACAAAGAAAGGTACGGAAAGAAACCGCTCTCGAGTCCCCACGGGGGAGCCTGCTCTGTGCCAAGTACCAGTGGAACCGGCCGCCCACCCTCCCTGTCCCAGCCTCGTGCTTTAGCCACCCCGGTAGCCTCAGCTCATCCCCACAGCCAGTGCCCGCAGCCCCTCGCAGTCCCCATGGCCCGTAGCATATGGTGACGGTAGGAGATAGCAGAGCTAGCGACAGATTCCTGTCTCAGTCGCAGTTACACATCAGCACGTCCTAAGACCCCGTTAGCGTGTCCAAACAGAAGTCTTTCTCTAGAAGACAGGGAGTTGGAGCCTTGGGCCAGACACACACAGCATGAATCAATTCCATATTTGCTTTCAAGTCCGTGCAGTCCATTAAACCATCCATAGGTTTTTCTcgctcttttcttctttttgttttcttttagaaagccATGTTTGCATTGCCTCAtcatatttttctcaaattttgttCAAACTCAAAGCCTGGGGCTCACAGATGACTAATACGATTTTACTCACCTAGATGTAGAGAAACGTCGACAAGcagttttggtttggttttgctttcaCTAGTGGATAATTTTGTTAACCGTTGTCTCTGCACTTGGTAACCCATGCCtagaaaaaaaagtagtattaAAGAGGGAATGTCTTGCAGTATTTTTTCCAAAGAATATCATACGCATTCTTGAcaaaatgtctccttttttctttctttaggctATTTTCAGTTTAAATGAACTGATAAGGAATGCACAAATATGCCTGACAGAAAATACCTAATCCCAATTTCCTTGCCGTACTTAAGATTCAAATTTGATCCAAAtctttaatgtttcttttctctgtataccgtgtatgtatgtgtgtgtgtatatcctaGTAATTTCAAAGAATTCAACTTTGCAGGCTCTGAATGCGGCAGATTAGTAGATACTCATCAGAGGCCATTATGCTgactgataaaagaaaaagacaaattttccTTCAAGGCAGTATGATAACAATCTCTTAACCACTGGGAGGAACGTTTCTGACATTCAGCTCTGAGCTGTGAACTGCCGAAATGAGGCACGCCTAGCAACCTAATGTGGCCGACCCTAGGCCGCCAGCTTTCCGTACACAGCCTGTCACTAGGTGCAATGCAGGATGTGGCCACCAGCCCTTTGCGTGTTTCTCTGGATGGCATCAAAAtggcctcttggattcaagtcaGGAagcttaataaataaaatgtactctTCTTCCATACTTCCCTTAAAAGTTACTCTTCTTCTCTGCATGCGGGCAGGAAACAGCCCTTACACGGGAGCCTCCTGAATTCTCTCACTGTGGTCCTCTGATCCTTGCACACCAGCACCGAGCCAGCGTGGCAGGCTGCCGCTCTCCTCAACTTTGCCATATCTGTCTTGGCGCCATCTGTAAGATTTGCCTGGTCTTAGTTTTAACTCAAGTTTTACCTTATTGtcattccatttgtttttgcattttctgcCCAATACTCTTGAGCCCCCATCCAAGACAGGTCTCTAAAATTCTTGTCTCGCGTTTTCACGCACAGTTGTTCTCTAAAATTGTTTTCAATGTCCTCATGAGGTTTTGTGTTTAGGGACCTGCTTTTCCTACTGCCTTCCCTCCGTCTTCTCATCAGACTTTGGCTTTCTTATCCCATCTGGTGCACAAGTGCTCTTTGCAACCCAAAAGTCCTCCAGTTGTGGCTTTCTTTTGAGCCTCTCTCACATGCTGTGTCTTGGAGATGGCTCCATATCCACGTTCTTTGCTCTGAAACCGGTCACTTGTCCTTGTAAGGAGCAAGAGACTTCTGTGGCACTGACGTTGAACCCTTCCTTCCAAAGTTGGAAGAAAAGTGATACTTGGCGGGCGTTGGCCTCTTAAAACGTGATTCTTAACACTAGACAATCCCGGGAGTCCACACAGTGGGGCTGGATTGCCGCATCACCTTATTGACCACATGCAGCCATCTTGGCTTCCTGGAAGCTCTTCTGTGCTCTTGGTTGAGGCTCTTACATGCAGAGAGATTCTTGCTCCTGGCAGACTCCCCCTCACCCTCATCCCTGGTCCGTCTCCCCCATTAAGCTTCCTCTAAAATCTAGGTAAGTAGGATGAGGGTGGCTGGCTCTGCCCTGCCCAGGGCATGGCCGCTGCCCTGGTGACCATGGGAAGCAGCCCCCAGCCTGTCCTCTTCACACCACCATTTCACCCGCAGCCCCTGGCCCGGCCGACTCGCCAGTTTCATTTCATCTGCGTCCTTGTCTTCCCCTCTCTGCCCCAGGGAAAGCGTCGAGAAGAGACACTCCAGCCACCCTTCACCAGCACCTATCCTCCCGGTGAATGCCCTGGGACATACCCGCAGCTCCACTGACCAGATCCGGGCTCATCTGAACACTGAGGCTCGGGAGAAGGACAAAcccaaagagagggagagagaccacTCGGAATCCCGCAAGGACCTGGCCGCCGACGAGCACAAGGCGAAAGAGGGCCACCTGCCCGAGAAGGACGGGCACGGCCACGAGGGGCGCGCCGCGGGCGAAGAGGCCAAGCAGCTGGCCCGGGTGCCGTCTCCCTACGTGCGGACCCCGGTGGTGGAGAGTGCCAGGCCCAACAGCACCTCGAGCCGGGAGGCCGAGCCGCGCAAGGGTGAGCCGGCCTACGAGAACCCCAAGAAGAGCTCCGAGGTCAAGGTGAAGGAGGAGCGGAAGGAAGACCACGACCTGCCTCCAGAGGCCCCGCAGACCCACCGGGCCTCGGAGCCGCCGCCTCCCAACTCCTCGTCCAGCGTGCACCCGGGGCCCCTGGCCTCGATGCCCATGACGGTGGGGGTGACGGGCATTCACCCCATGAACAGCATCAGCAGCCTGGACAGGACTCGCATGATGACCCCCTTCATGGGCATCAGCCCCCTCCCGGGCGGAGAGCGCTTTCCGTACCCTTCTTTCCACTGGGACCCCATCCGGGACCCCTTGAGGGATCCTTACCGAGAACTTGACATTCACCGGAGAGACCCGCTGGGCAGGGACTTTCTGCTAAGGAACGACCCGCTCCACCGGCTCTCGACTCCCCGGCTGTACGAAGCCGACCGCTCCTTCAGGGACCGGGAGCCTCACGACtacagccaccaccaccaccaccaccaccaccacccgcTGTCTGTGGACCCTCGGCGGGAGCACGAGCGGGGAGGTCACCTGGACGAGCGGGAGCGCTTGCACATGCTCAGAGAAGACTACGAGCACACGCGGCTCCACTCCGTGCACCCCGCCTCCCTCGACGgacacctcccccaccccagcctcatcACCCCGGGACTCCCCAGCATGCACTATCCCCGCATCAGCCCCACCGCGGGCCACCAGAACGGACTCCTCAACAAGACCCCTCCGACAGCAGCGCTGAGCGCACCTCCCCCGCTCATCTCCACGCTGGGGGGCCGCCCGGTCTCTCCCAGAAGGACGACTCCTCTGTCCGCAGAGATAAGGGAGAGGCCCCCTTCCCACACGCTGAAGGATATCGAGGCCCGATAAGCCGAGAACAGGAGCACGAATGAGGAAGAAACCCTAGGCAGACACCAGGCCAGACTTGAGAGACAGAACTCCTGCACGGCTCACATAGACTGCGGGGACGGGGAAGCCCCACCTCTTCCCCTTGTAAAAAATGTATAGACTCTgcacattttgaaatgttttgtatattatatgttgAGATTTTTCAGATCTTTTAGCCCAGTCATATGTTCTCACGTctcctactttttctttctcGTATAAAACTTTTTGATTTGAACCAAAACAGTGAAGATGACAACACACACCAATTGGATGATAAttttgggggggcggggggagaagTCCAGGCCATCCATCATGCAAAATTCTTTCAGATGAGGTGGGAAGACAGACAGTGTACATAGTTATGTAAAAAGAGATTGCTTCATGAGCTAATGGTTCATATATGCAAAAGGGTAAGATGAAAGCTTTACTTTGTACAAATGTAAATAGGTAAAGATTAAGTAACATAATACATTAATACTTCTTAAAATGTGCTACTTGCAAACTTACTTAATATCAGTGAACACAGTCGGCTAAGGCTGTGTTCCCATATATTGTTATAGACAGCTAAACCCTTCAACTATGCAATGAATGTTCGGGCTTTTCACAAAAGCCCGCCTAACTCAAAGGAGCCTTTTCAAATCCATTTACAACATACTTAAGGTCATATTTTCCCTGAACAAGCGCTTACATGATATGACTCTGTTttccttgcttgttttttttcaaaCGGAGAAACATCCTATTTTGCAAATTGGACCCCAGGCTGGAACTTAGCATCTGAAGTTGCCGCTTGTGGGCTCTGGGGGAAAGTGCAGCCCCGGAGAGGTAACTGAGGACATGAGCAACCGGTGCCAGGGAGGGTGGGATTCGCCAGATGCCAAAATCAGGGGACGGGTGGTGGTGTCTGTCAGACACACACAGGTCGCCAGTGACTTCACACACACCTCATGTGAGAACCATGCCTTTTTTAGTGTGTCCTATTTCATACCTGTACACACTTCGTTTTGTAATGAGATTTACTTACACCCAAACAGATCCTGAAAGAAAGCTTCAAGTTTTCTCAGATGATGGATATGTTTTCACTGTATTCAATAAGTGACCGATGTAAGCTGCACGTTTCCCGATGTGACGCACTGTATTCCAGCTGGTGATCAAGTCTGGGAATAGCCGTAACAGGTCAACCTTGTGGAGCCATCGCGAGTTAGAGGGTGAAAGATGGCAGAAAAAAAGtcttgtgtgtgagtgtgtttttTGAGTTTGCATCAATCTTAATGTCTCTtcataatacttttataatacaTTAAGCCTCTTGTCTACATATTTGGAGAGAATATGACTTTACTAGCAGAGAAATACACTATATCTTGTCTACTGGactgtaaaatatatgtatgaaataaaattagttcCATTTGGTCTTCTAGTATATTAAAGTGCTATCTGACGTTGTTATCctgtttttgcaaaaaaaaaaaaaaaaagttcagaccATTGTTTCTAATAAGCAGAGAGATCTATTTTAGTAGTAAACTGAAGGTTTAGTTGTGAGCTTCAGATTTTGTGAACTCCAGATGTTGtgcggtgttttttttttttttttttttttttgttattttgtttttttgtttttttaaagacaacaactaaaaaaaaaaaatccaaggaatATGTACACTGGAACTGTAGTGGTAGCTTTCAGTATTGTAAAGAGATTGTTCTATACGGACCTTTTTGCTGTTTATCCTGTATGTAATAAAGTCCTTTCTAGATCCTAtgtgaaaagaaaagtgaagcaaCTGAATCTTCAGCATGTTCTCATCGGCGGAGCCTTCTTGTGTAATGTAAACTGTGCCATGTTATTAAAAAATGTGAACTAAGCTTCCAGCTGCTTGTTTGTGTGAGGTGACCATCATTACCTTAGGGAAGAAGCCATACCTGTACAAGACCGGGCTCGTGAAAAGAAACACCTCGAACCCAGCCTGCGTGAGAACAGAAGGCTCACCTGCCGTGGCTCACCACCCTACCCAACTCGGTTAGTGTCTCACCAATTCGTTACTGTAAACATGTGCACCCCACACAGTTGCttgtggttgttttttgttttttttttttttgcgggggtgggaggggtgttctgttcattttttgtatGTCCAAAATACTGTAAAAGTCAGGTACTTCTGGATTTTATAGACGTTTGTGCCGTGTGGGCCACGTTAGCCAGTTCTGTTTGTGCCTCTGAGCTACTTCAAAAGTCAGCAAAAGCGTTTGCTTTTCCAGCAGTGATGAGAAATCTGACCCAGGGCCTGTGACAACAGTTTTTGCTTGCTCATTCCATTGTATTTCAATATCTGTGGACTCAGTCAGTCTTATGTTACTTAAGaccttccagatttttttttttttcctgtcttggctttttctctcttttaattatGTGGTGTAGTCCTCATCAGTTTGCAGTCTCCCTGTCCTCTAAAATCTGGGTTTTTTTccatgatgtaaaaaaaaaaaaaattgttaaattttcttgTATCGACCTGATGAAATTGCTATTTGGATGAGATTGTTTGCATGGGTGTTTGTATGTTACTAGGGAAAAAGCAAAAGTAGTTCCAATTAGCAAGATCTGGATAGCTGCTGAATGGGAATCAGATAGAAATGTTCAGAAATTGTGGAGCGGGGGCAGGTCTGTGGCTGGCGAGTGCTGTGGACTCCTGTGGTGTCACAGGGGCATCTGAGAAGTGCATCCAAAGCTCTGGAAAAGTCAGTCTGGGGTGAGAAAAGGGCACTG
It includes:
- the AUTS2 gene encoding autism susceptibility gene 2 protein: MFAPPTALPPPPPLTSGSLQVAGHPAGSTYSEQDILRQELNTRFLASQSADRGASLGPPPYLRTEFHQHQHQHQHTHQHTHQHTFTPFPHAIPPTAIMPTPAPPMVRTPGRNFDKYPTKVDPFYRHSLFHSYPPAVSGIPPMIPPTGPFGSLQGAFQPKTSNPIDVAARPGTVPHTLLQKDPRLTDPFRPMLRKPGKWCAMHVHIAWQIYHHQQKVKKQMQSDPHKLDFGLKPEFLSRPPGPSLFGAIHHPHDLARPSTLFSAAGAAHPTGTPFGPPPHHSNFLNPAAHLEPFNRPSTFTGLAAVGGNAFGGLGNPSVTPNSMFGHKDGPSVQNFSNPHEPWNRLHRTPPSFPTPPPWLKPGELERSASAAAHDRDRDVDKRDSSVSKDDKERESVEKRHSSHPSPAPILPVNALGHTRSSTDQIRAHLNTEAREKDKPKERERDHSESRKDLAADEHKAKEGHLPEKDGHGHEGRAAGEEAKQLARVPSPYVRTPVVESARPNSTSSREAEPRKGEPAYENPKKSSEVKVKEERKEDHDLPPEAPQTHRASEPPPPNSSSSVHPGPLASMPMTVGVTGIHPMNSISSLDRTRMMTPFMGISPLPGGERFPYPSFHWDPIRDPLRDPYRELDIHRRDPLGRDFLLRNDPLHRLSTPRLYEADRSFRDREPHDYSHHHHHHHHHPLSVDPRREHERGGHLDERERLHMLREDYEHTRLHSVHPASLDGHLPHPSLITPGLPSMHYPRISPTAGHQNGLLNKTPPTAALSAPPPLISTLGGRPVSPRRTTPLSAEIRERPPSHTLKDIEAR